From Hyla sarda isolate aHylSar1 chromosome 5, aHylSar1.hap1, whole genome shotgun sequence, a single genomic window includes:
- the PTER gene encoding phosphotriesterase-related protein isoform X1, which translates to MSSQSGRIQTVLGLIHPDELGYTMTHEHLTMTFQCCYCPPPAHQAHLDGAPIEMKNLFWLKQNPYSNKENLLLNEEVDAVREELVAFKAAGGGCIVENTTTGISRDVKTLKRLAQETGVHIVSGAGFYVDATHSPETRSKSVEQLTEILVDEVLQGADGTDIKCGIIGEIGCSWPLSDSEKKILQATAEAQTQLGCPVNIHPGRNSEAPFQIVRILQEAGADISKTVMSHLDRTIFDEKILLEFAALGSYLEYDLFGTEMLNYQFNMKVDMPSDNDRIRALRFLISEGYEERIVISHDIHTKNRLVKYGGHGYSHILNNIVPKMLVRGISQQSIDKILLENPRRWLTFK; encoded by the exons ATGTCATCTCAGAGCGGGAGAATACAGACTGTTTTAGGGCTTATCCATCCAGATGAGCTTGGATACACCATGACACATGAACACTTGACCATGACTTTCCAGTGCTGTTATTGTCCACCACCCGCACATCAAGCCCACTTGGATGGCGCACCCATCGAAATGAAGAACTTGTTTTGGTTAAAGCAAAATCCATACAGTAATAAAGAGAATCTTCTCCTAAATGAAGAGGTGGATGCAGTTAGAGAAGAGCTTGTTGCTTTTAAGGCCGCAGGTGGAGGCTGTATAGTGGAGAACACTACTACTGGGATCAGCAGAGACGTGAAGACGCTAAAAAGACTCGCACAGGAAACTGGTGTTCATATTGTCTCAGGAGCTGGCTTCTACGTGGACGCGACTCACAGTCCGGAAACTCGGTCAAAGTCTGTGGAGCAG CTGACTGAGATCTTGGTTGATGAAGTTCTCCAAGGAGCAGATGGGACAGATATAAAATGTGGAATAATCGGAGAGATCGGATGCTCCTGGCCATTAAGTGACAGTGAAAAGAAAATTCTTCAGGCGACTGCTGAGGCtcagacacagcttggatgtccTGTGAATATTCATCCTGGCAGAAACAGTGAGGCCCCTTTCCAGATTGTGCGCATCCTGCAGGAGGCAGGGGCTGATATCTCCAAGACTGTGATGTCTCATCTTGATAG GACGATATTTGATGAGAAAATACTGCTGGAGTTTGCCGCACTAGGGTCGTACCTGGAATATGATTTATTCGGAACGGAAATGCTAAACTACCAGTTCAATATGAAGGTGGACATGCCCAGCGATAATGACAGGATCAGAGC GCTCCGCTTTTTGATCAGTGAAGGCTACGAGGAGAGGATTGTCATTTCCCATGATATACATACAAAGAACCGGCTGGTGAAATACGGAGGACACGGATACTCACACATCCTAAACAACATTGTACCCAAAATGCTTGTGAGAGGCATATCCCAGCAGAGCATCGATAAAATATTGTTAGAGAACCCCAGAAGATGGCTGACCTTCAAGTAG